A single uncultured Acetobacterium sp. DNA region contains:
- a CDS encoding cupin domain-containing protein: protein MNKAETFTQFNNGVLVIPGYKKEFSDIPWSKHPTFDGVGLKHIVTAQDTNGQFSYHLVRVAPNKRLENHTHEKQLETHEVIGGSGTCINAGTSIPYQAGTLSIMPAGIEHQVTAGNDGLCLFAKFFPALC from the coding sequence ATGAACAAAGCCGAAACCTTCACCCAGTTTAACAACGGCGTATTGGTAATTCCCGGTTATAAAAAAGAATTCAGTGATATTCCCTGGTCAAAGCATCCCACATTTGACGGCGTGGGATTGAAACACATCGTCACCGCCCAGGATACAAATGGACAATTCAGTTATCATCTTGTAAGGGTTGCTCCTAATAAAAGACTTGAAAATCACACCCATGAAAAACAATTGGAGACCCATGAAGTGATCGGCGGTTCTGGAACATGTATCAATGCCGGAACAAGTATCCCCTATCAAGCTGGCACCCTCTCGATTATGCCAGCCGGTATCGAACATCAGGTAACCGCCGGTAATGATGGGCTTTGTTTGTTCGCAAAATTTTTCCCGGCATTGTGCTAA